The DNA segment TGAAATCAAGGGCTTTGTAGGAACCTATGCACCTGGGAAGGGAATTTATTCCTTTCTGTATGATGTGCAGAAAGAGGAGTTTGTAAAGACAGATTTGTTTTATCCGGTCAAGGATGCAAAGTATCTGTCATATTATAAGAATAGACTGGCGTTTCCAACGCAGCTGACAGATGCCGGACTCTGCGTGCTTGTGAATGGAAATGAGCTGCATGCAGGTCTGGAAAACAGTACTGCCTGTTACGTTGTACAGGATGGGGACTGTGTTTATACTGTTAATTATCATGATGGTACCCTGATTCGTTACCGATTGAGTGAGGCTGGGCTGCAGGAGGAGCATATCGTGCATATACAGCATGAGGCAGGCTCTCATCAGGCGATATTAACCGGCTCTACCATTCTGGTACCCTGCCGTTTACTGGATCGTGTCTATGTGTATGATCAAATTAGTATGAAGCTGATTCGCGCCATTTCTTTTCCCAAGGGTACGGGAATCCGGCACGGTGTAATGGATGATCACGGACGATTTTTGTATATGATCAGTGAGGATAGCTGCGAAATATTTGAAATGAATATGGAGCAGGGTGGTGTGATTACCAGAAAGCTGTCCCTGCTTCAAAAAGAGGAACAGGGAGGCGGCGCCGCAATCCGTATCAGTGCTGACGGTAATACTCTGTATGCTTCTGTTCGCGGTGTGAATCGCATTTATGTCATTGATATAGCAAGCTGGAGAATACTGCAGCAGATCGATAGCGGTGGTGACCATCCACGGGATATCAATCTGTCACCACAGGGTGACTATCTGTTTGCCGCTAATCGAAACAGCGGTAATCTGGTGGTATTCCATATTGACCGTATCACGGGAATGCTGGAAAAAAGGGCACAAACGGATACGATACCGGAAGGTGTCAGCATAGTATTTTACAAATAGGAGGAGATTTATATGAGAACAAACAATATTGGTATGGTAGGACTTGCGGTTATGGGAAGAAGTCTTGCATTGAATATGGCAGACCATGGATATAAGGTAGGCGGCTACAATCGCAGCTATGAAGTAACCAAGCATATGCTGGAAGCCTGGCCGCATGAGAATTTTACCGGCTACAAAACATTGGAGGAGCTGGTGGCATCTCTGGAGAAGCCAAGAAAGGTCATGCTGATGGTGAAGGCCGGAAAAGCTGTTGACCTGATTATTGAGCAGCTGATTCCTTTGCTTGAGCGTGGAGATATCATTCTGGATGGCGGTAATTCCTTTTTTGAGGATACGATTCGCAGAGAACGCGATTTAAAGGAAAAGGGGCTGCATTACTTTGGTGTCGGTATTTCCGGCGGCGAGGATGGAGCGCGCTTTGGCCCAAGCATCATGCCGGGAGGAAACAGGGAAGCGTATGAGGAAATTCGTCCGATTCTGGAGGCGGTTGCGGCCCGTGCAGAGGATGGAACTCCATGCTGTACGTATATCGGAGAAAATGGGGCAGGACATTATGTCAAAATGGTGCACAATGGAATTGAATATGCCGATATGCAGTTGATTGCAGAAGCGTATTTGCTGTTAAAACACATCGGGCATCTGAGCAATGCAGCGCTTGCCGAGGTATTTAGCAAATATCAGAAGGGGGAGCTGAACAGCTTTCTGATTCACATTACAGCGGATATCTTCCGTGAGTGTGATGATAAAGGAGACGGTGAGCTGGTGGATCGCATTCGGGATGCAGCACAGCAGAAGGGTACCGGGCGCTGGACAAGCATAGAAGCCTTAAAGCAGGGTGTGGATGTGTCCATGATTGCAGCGGCAGGAAATGCCCGTGTCATGTCCAATAACGAAAACAGGAAAATCGCTGAAAAGCGGTATCCGCATATCAAAATCGCTGAAATATCCAATACAGAGGCATTTGCGGAAGAGGTTCGTCAGGGACTGTATGCGGCTAAAATTATCGCCTATGCACAGGGATTTGATTTGCTGAAGCAGGCAAGCGCTGCGTATGGCTGGAATCTTCCGTTAGGAAATATTGCGTCCATCTTCCGTGCCGGCTGTATTATTCAGGCAAAATTCCTCAACAAAATTACCAGAGCATATGAAAAGGATGCGCAATTATCCCATTTGCTGCTGGATGAGTTCTTCCAGGAGCGTGTGGTTTCCTATGAAAAAAATCTGCGTCAAATCACGGCTCAGGCAGTCTTGAGCGGACTTCCCGTACCGGCAATGGCAAATGCCATCAGCTACCTGGATGCCTTTCATGCCCGGCATGTCGGTGCCAATCTGATACAGGCACAGCGTGATTACTTTGGAGCGCATACGTATGAACGTACAGATGAAGAAGGCAGCTTCCACCATGAATGGAGGCGTTCCGCATGAAGCAGCTGACATTTACGATTTTTGGCGGTACCGGGGATTTAACCTTTCGCAAGCTGCTGCCGGCCCT comes from the Erysipelotrichaceae bacterium 66202529 genome and includes:
- the gndA gene encoding NADP-dependent phosphogluconate dehydrogenase, whose product is MRTNNIGMVGLAVMGRSLALNMADHGYKVGGYNRSYEVTKHMLEAWPHENFTGYKTLEELVASLEKPRKVMLMVKAGKAVDLIIEQLIPLLERGDIILDGGNSFFEDTIRRERDLKEKGLHYFGVGISGGEDGARFGPSIMPGGNREAYEEIRPILEAVAARAEDGTPCCTYIGENGAGHYVKMVHNGIEYADMQLIAEAYLLLKHIGHLSNAALAEVFSKYQKGELNSFLIHITADIFRECDDKGDGELVDRIRDAAQQKGTGRWTSIEALKQGVDVSMIAAAGNARVMSNNENRKIAEKRYPHIKIAEISNTEAFAEEVRQGLYAAKIIAYAQGFDLLKQASAAYGWNLPLGNIASIFRAGCIIQAKFLNKITRAYEKDAQLSHLLLDEFFQERVVSYEKNLRQITAQAVLSGLPVPAMANAISYLDAFHARHVGANLIQAQRDYFGAHTYERTDEEGSFHHEWRRSA
- a CDS encoding beta-propeller fold lactonase family protein, which codes for MNEIKGFVGTYAPGKGIYSFLYDVQKEEFVKTDLFYPVKDAKYLSYYKNRLAFPTQLTDAGLCVLVNGNELHAGLENSTACYVVQDGDCVYTVNYHDGTLIRYRLSEAGLQEEHIVHIQHEAGSHQAILTGSTILVPCRLLDRVYVYDQISMKLIRAISFPKGTGIRHGVMDDHGRFLYMISEDSCEIFEMNMEQGGVITRKLSLLQKEEQGGGAAIRISADGNTLYASVRGVNRIYVIDIASWRILQQIDSGGDHPRDINLSPQGDYLFAANRNSGNLVVFHIDRITGMLEKRAQTDTIPEGVSIVFYK